Proteins from a single region of Nitrospirota bacterium:
- the flhB gene encoding flagellar biosynthesis protein FlhB, whose amino-acid sequence MADDKDNKTEPGSEKRKADARLEGNIPMSRDVTTAAMQLAGVGLLFFLVRPGVQQLTDVIRLGLSRSFDRGVQASLTIDHIHSLVVQVCMSTILLLLPVLVGLAITGVGASLAQTGFMWKASFPFDASRLNPMSGFSRLVSFRSLSELIKALLKISVIAAIGVFVLRGEMGRLPEIVEYDIWGLLTVMGWLTLKVAAAVTGAFVVVAGADYFYQRFEWERSLRMSHAEVKEEHRSSEGDPQIKSRVRSMQREMMKKRMMAAVPTADVVVTNPTHLAVALKYDTARPGAPIVVAKGAGFLAERIREVARQHGVSVIENKFVARTLYKLVEVGKEIPANLYLAVAEILAFVYRTRGFTPKQEPR is encoded by the coding sequence ATGGCTGACGATAAAGATAATAAAACAGAACCGGGGAGTGAAAAACGGAAAGCGGATGCCCGCTTGGAGGGGAACATCCCGATGAGCCGTGATGTGACCACGGCGGCCATGCAGCTTGCAGGAGTCGGGCTGCTATTTTTCCTGGTTCGCCCAGGCGTGCAACAGCTGACCGACGTCATTCGTCTGGGGTTGTCCCGGTCGTTCGATCGCGGGGTACAGGCGAGCCTCACGATCGATCATATTCACTCCTTGGTCGTGCAGGTCTGTATGTCGACCATCCTGTTGCTCCTTCCGGTCTTGGTCGGCCTTGCGATCACAGGGGTCGGCGCTTCGCTTGCGCAGACGGGATTCATGTGGAAAGCCTCATTTCCCTTCGACGCGTCGCGGTTGAATCCCATGTCTGGGTTTTCCCGTCTGGTGTCGTTCCGTTCGCTCTCGGAGTTGATCAAAGCGCTGCTTAAAATTTCGGTCATTGCCGCCATCGGTGTATTCGTCCTCCGAGGGGAAATGGGCAGGCTCCCGGAAATTGTGGAATATGACATCTGGGGGCTGCTGACCGTCATGGGATGGCTGACCTTGAAAGTCGCCGCCGCGGTGACCGGCGCGTTCGTTGTGGTGGCAGGAGCCGACTATTTCTATCAACGGTTTGAATGGGAGCGCTCGCTGCGTATGTCCCATGCCGAGGTGAAGGAAGAACATCGCAGTTCGGAAGGCGACCCGCAGATCAAGAGCCGGGTGCGGAGTATGCAGCGGGAGATGATGAAGAAACGCATGATGGCTGCAGTTCCGACCGCGGATGTCGTCGTGACCAACCCGACGCACTTGGCCGTCGCGCTGAAATACGATACTGCGAGGCCAGGCGCTCCCATTGTCGTGGCCAAAGGGGCGGGTTTTCTCGCTGAACGGATTCGGGAAGTGGCCAGGCAGCATGGCGTATCGGTAATCGAAAATAAGTTTGTGGCCCGTACCCTCTACAAACTCGTCGAGGTCGGCAAGGAGATTCCCGCCAATCTCTATCTGGCGGTCGCTGAAATTCTGGCATTTGTCTATCGCACTCGCGGGTTCACACCAAAACAAGAGCCCAGGTAA
- the flhA gene encoding flagellar biosynthesis protein FlhA produces MAAQTSIQATPPILSPQSIIKHPDIMLSLGVVSVIMVMLLPLPRFLLDLLLAFNITVSVIILLVGLQVRRPIEFSAFPSVLLMVTLLRLALNIASTRLILLHGNEGAGAAGEVIRAFGNFVVGGNYTVGLVIFAILVIINFVVVTKGAGRVAEVAARFTLDAMPGKQMSIDADLNAGLINETEARRRRREIAEEADFYGSMDGASKFVRGDATAAVIIVFVNILGGLTIGVLQQGMSPGLAAQTYTLLTVGEGLVAQIPALIVSTAAGIIVTRAASDGDLGTDIMGQVLVSPKAVGTAAGILLALGLIPGLPHLAFLGLGGAAAYLAYRLSQQNEQATTSMPAPAAATAAKSEEAASHVAPLDLMEVQVGYGLIGMVEGTHGTALLERIKGLRKQFAETMGFLLPPIHIRDNLQLRPNEYAVMLKGVELSKSEVLPSHVLAIDPGTAQRGAIQGVATKEPAFGLPALWVPESMREQAQLAGYTVVDASSAIATHLSEIIKRHGHELLGRQEVQALLDETAKAHPRLVEELIPTLLPLGSVVRILGNLLREGIPIRDLRSVLEAIADHASSTKDPELLTEIARQALSRTITRQHQAPDGTLPVITLDPRLDRSLSEQVAALPQGGLLNLDPNTSQKLLTALKQAAERVASRGQQPVVLCSPVLRRHIRRLTDRILRTVPVLGLNEIDAMVQLQSLDTIRLDVELPRL; encoded by the coding sequence ATGGCTGCTCAAACCTCGATTCAGGCAACGCCTCCGATCCTTTCACCGCAGTCGATCATCAAACACCCGGACATCATGTTGTCCTTGGGTGTGGTGTCGGTGATCATGGTCATGCTGTTGCCGCTGCCGAGATTTCTTCTCGACCTCCTCCTGGCCTTCAACATTACCGTGTCGGTCATCATCCTGCTCGTGGGCTTGCAAGTGCGGCGGCCGATCGAATTTTCGGCGTTTCCGTCCGTGTTGCTGATGGTCACGCTCCTTCGTCTCGCGCTGAATATCGCCTCGACCCGTCTCATCCTGCTCCATGGCAACGAAGGGGCCGGGGCGGCGGGAGAGGTGATCCGGGCGTTCGGAAACTTCGTGGTCGGCGGAAACTACACGGTCGGTCTCGTGATCTTCGCGATTTTGGTCATCATCAACTTTGTCGTCGTGACGAAGGGCGCCGGGCGCGTGGCTGAAGTGGCCGCGCGGTTCACGTTGGACGCGATGCCGGGCAAGCAGATGAGCATCGATGCGGATTTGAATGCCGGACTGATCAACGAGACGGAAGCACGGCGGCGGCGTCGTGAGATTGCCGAAGAGGCTGATTTCTACGGATCGATGGACGGCGCCAGCAAGTTTGTTCGTGGCGATGCCACGGCGGCGGTCATCATCGTGTTCGTGAACATTTTGGGCGGATTGACGATCGGCGTCTTGCAGCAGGGCATGAGTCCCGGTCTGGCTGCACAGACCTATACCCTGTTGACGGTAGGTGAAGGGCTGGTCGCACAGATCCCCGCGCTGATCGTGTCGACGGCGGCCGGCATCATTGTGACGCGCGCCGCGTCCGACGGCGACCTCGGCACCGATATTATGGGGCAAGTCCTGGTGTCGCCAAAAGCGGTGGGGACCGCCGCCGGCATTTTGCTGGCCCTCGGCCTGATTCCCGGCCTGCCCCACCTGGCATTCCTTGGTTTGGGCGGCGCGGCAGCCTATTTGGCCTACCGCCTCTCTCAACAGAACGAGCAGGCGACGACGTCCATGCCGGCCCCGGCTGCGGCTACGGCTGCAAAATCTGAAGAGGCGGCATCTCACGTCGCTCCCCTCGACTTGATGGAAGTCCAGGTGGGCTATGGCCTGATCGGTATGGTTGAAGGCACGCATGGGACTGCGCTGCTGGAGCGTATCAAAGGTTTGCGGAAACAGTTTGCCGAAACGATGGGCTTTCTCCTGCCGCCGATCCATATTCGCGACAACCTGCAACTCCGCCCCAACGAATATGCCGTCATGCTGAAGGGAGTGGAACTGTCCAAATCAGAGGTGCTGCCGTCGCACGTCCTGGCGATCGATCCAGGAACCGCTCAGCGTGGCGCCATCCAGGGTGTGGCGACCAAGGAACCGGCCTTCGGGTTGCCCGCATTATGGGTGCCGGAGTCGATGCGTGAGCAAGCACAATTGGCCGGTTATACCGTCGTCGATGCTAGCTCGGCCATCGCGACCCATCTGTCTGAAATCATCAAGCGTCATGGGCATGAATTGTTGGGACGGCAGGAGGTGCAAGCCCTGTTGGACGAGACTGCCAAGGCGCATCCCAGACTCGTTGAGGAGTTGATTCCCACGTTACTGCCGTTGGGTTCGGTGGTGCGCATTCTAGGAAACTTGCTGCGCGAAGGCATTCCAATCCGTGATTTGCGTTCCGTCCTTGAGGCGATTGCCGATCATGCGAGCTCGACGAAAGATCCTGAACTGCTGACGGAAATCGCGCGGCAGGCCTTATCACGGACCATTACACGCCAGCATCAAGCTCCGGACGGCACGTTGCCTGTCATCACCTTGGATCCGCGCTTAGATCGGTCGCTCAGTGAACAGGTCGCCGCGCTTCCGCAGGGGGGGCTGTTGAATTTGGATCCGAACACGTCTCAGAAGTTGTTGACGGCGTTGAAACAGGCGGCGGAACGGGTCGCGTCGCGTGGCCAGCAGCCGGTGGTGCTCTGCTCCCCGGTGTTGCGGCGCCATATCCGCCGCTTGACCGATCGGATTCTGCGTACGGTGCCGGTGTTGGGTCTCAATGAAATCGACGCGATGGTCCAGCTTCAATCGCTGGACACGATCAGGTTGGATGTCGAACTTCCACGATTGTGA